A single genomic interval of Lewinellaceae bacterium harbors:
- a CDS encoding M28 family peptidase, translating to MARYLLVCILCAGLSGLVFSQEEVNQELVDAIRKHGLEQSKAMETAGWIVDTYGPRLTGSPMLDQATEWALQQLKDWGLENVHTEEWGPFGRGWELQHFEMHAQAPGYWPVIAYPKAWSASTDGEVSGEVVYLEASSEEDLEKYKGKLGGKFVLMDTLRAVEEWFEAPAERYDAEGLLELANEPMPTPRPRRNYSRLGGFKFNQLLWQFLEEEKPLAVLDRSYKGDLGTVFVSGARTGGDWGDARKEGVYVVPQATLAVEHYNRIFRLLQKGIPVKLSMELKGAYANPDGMEHNIIAEIPGADLKEEIVMFGAHFDSWHAATGATDNGAGSTVMMEVARILQEVIEETGVRPRRTLRLALWTGEEQGLLGSRGYAGQHFAEFPEGTYNPQSLKPEQAKVSAYYNLDNGTGKVRGVYLQGNADVAPIFRAWLQPFKDLEAGTLSLSNTGGTDHLAFDAVGIPGFQFIQDPMAYFTRTHHSNMDNVDHLVEADLKQAATIIASFVMHTAMRDEMLPRKEVKMAEEEAESGR from the coding sequence ATGGCACGTTATCTACTAGTATGTATACTCTGTGCAGGCCTGTCGGGGCTGGTTTTTTCCCAGGAGGAAGTCAACCAGGAACTTGTGGACGCCATCCGCAAGCACGGGCTGGAGCAAAGCAAGGCCATGGAAACCGCCGGCTGGATTGTCGACACCTACGGCCCGCGGCTTACCGGCTCTCCCATGCTGGACCAGGCTACCGAATGGGCGCTTCAGCAGCTTAAAGATTGGGGGCTGGAGAATGTTCACACCGAAGAATGGGGCCCCTTTGGGCGGGGTTGGGAACTGCAGCACTTTGAAATGCACGCCCAGGCGCCGGGCTACTGGCCCGTCATTGCTTATCCGAAGGCCTGGTCGGCCTCTACCGACGGCGAAGTGAGCGGGGAGGTGGTTTATCTGGAGGCCAGCTCCGAAGAAGACCTGGAAAAGTACAAAGGAAAACTCGGCGGCAAGTTCGTGCTGATGGACACCCTTCGGGCAGTTGAAGAATGGTTTGAAGCGCCGGCCGAGCGGTACGATGCCGAAGGCTTGCTGGAGCTGGCCAACGAGCCGATGCCCACCCCGCGGCCGCGCCGCAACTACAGCCGGCTTGGTGGGTTTAAGTTCAACCAGTTGCTGTGGCAATTCCTGGAGGAGGAGAAACCCCTGGCTGTGCTGGACCGCAGCTACAAGGGCGACCTGGGCACCGTTTTCGTTTCCGGCGCCCGCACCGGCGGCGATTGGGGAGATGCCCGCAAAGAAGGGGTTTATGTCGTTCCCCAGGCTACGCTCGCCGTCGAGCATTACAACCGCATCTTTCGCCTTTTGCAGAAAGGCATCCCGGTAAAGCTGAGCATGGAACTGAAAGGGGCCTACGCCAATCCGGATGGCATGGAACACAACATCATAGCGGAAATACCGGGCGCCGACCTCAAAGAAGAGATCGTCATGTTTGGCGCACACTTTGATTCCTGGCACGCCGCCACCGGCGCTACGGACAACGGCGCCGGCTCCACCGTGATGATGGAGGTGGCCCGCATCCTCCAGGAGGTAATCGAAGAAACCGGCGTTCGCCCCCGCCGAACCCTGCGCCTGGCTTTATGGACGGGCGAAGAGCAGGGCCTGCTTGGCAGCCGCGGCTACGCCGGGCAACACTTCGCCGAATTTCCGGAAGGGACTTATAACCCGCAATCGCTCAAACCAGAGCAAGCCAAAGTTTCCGCCTATTATAACCTGGACAACGGCACGGGCAAGGTCAGAGGGGTATACCTGCAGGGCAACGCCGATGTGGCGCCCATCTTCCGAGCCTGGCTGCAGCCTTTCAAAGACCTGGAAGCCGGCACGCTGAGCCTGTCCAATACCGGAGGCACCGACCACCTGGCCTTCGACGCCGTAGGCATCCCGGGCTTCCAGTTCATTCAGGACCCTATGGCCTACTTCACCCGCACCCACCATTCCAATATGGATAATGTAGACCACCTGGTGGAAGCAGACCTGAAACAGGCGGCCACTATCATTGCCTCCTTTGTGATGCATACCGCTATGCGCGATGAAATGCTGCCTCGCAAGGAGGTGAAAATGGCGGAGGAGGAAGCGGAAAGCGGCCGGTAG
- a CDS encoding fasciclin domain-containing protein, which translates to MLWLSSLLLLGSVTIFTACNNDDETPTPAEPNTIVDYVLGDDNFSLLRDAVVKAELDGVLSGAGPFTVFAPDNAAFQAFLNAIGTNTIDNTPKEALVAVLTNHVLSGDVKSGDLSTGYFSTLSATGFGDATTSIYINLDGGVTINGTASVTKADVNVDNGVIHVIDEVISLPTIVTFALADPNFSSLVAALTAEGLSANFVDVLSGDGPFTVFAPTNAAFQALLDSNPDWNTIADIPVNVLETVLLYHVTDAGNVRSTDLVDDMMVTTLASGETFTIDLDTATPTIIAGGNTAQIIATDVQAINGVIHAIDTVILPE; encoded by the coding sequence ATGCTTTGGCTTTCAAGCCTGTTGCTGTTGGGGTCGGTAACGATCTTCACAGCCTGCAATAACGACGATGAAACTCCCACGCCGGCAGAACCGAACACAATTGTAGATTATGTCCTGGGAGATGATAACTTTAGTTTGCTCAGAGACGCTGTAGTAAAAGCCGAACTGGATGGCGTGCTCAGCGGTGCTGGCCCTTTCACGGTATTTGCGCCGGATAACGCTGCTTTCCAGGCTTTCCTGAATGCTATCGGCACCAACACCATTGACAATACGCCCAAAGAAGCGCTGGTAGCGGTACTGACCAACCACGTTCTGAGCGGCGACGTCAAGTCCGGCGACCTTTCAACGGGTTATTTCTCCACCCTCAGCGCTACTGGTTTCGGCGACGCCACTACCAGTATTTACATCAATTTGGACGGGGGTGTGACCATCAATGGGACTGCCAGCGTAACGAAGGCGGACGTGAATGTCGACAATGGGGTGATTCACGTCATTGACGAAGTGATCAGCCTGCCGACCATCGTAACTTTTGCTCTTGCTGACCCCAACTTCAGCTCCCTGGTTGCTGCGCTGACTGCTGAAGGGTTGAGCGCCAATTTTGTAGACGTACTCAGCGGCGACGGGCCCTTTACCGTGTTCGCACCGACCAATGCCGCATTTCAGGCGCTGCTGGACAGCAACCCCGACTGGAATACCATAGCGGATATTCCCGTAAACGTGCTGGAAACGGTGCTTTTGTACCATGTAACTGACGCCGGCAACGTACGATCCACCGACCTCGTAGATGATATGATGGTCACTACGCTGGCTTCCGGAGAAACGTTCACCATCGATCTCGACACGGCCACCCCGACCATTATTGCCGGAGGAAACACCGCGCAGATCATTGCCACCGACGTGCAAGCCATTAATGGCGTCATTCATGCCATTGATACCGTGATCCTTCCCGAATAA
- the queG gene encoding tRNA epoxyqueuosine(34) reductase QueG, giving the protein MPNITEHTRWIKEEAHRLGFSYAGISRAEQMEEEARRLEAWLNKGRHGDMAYMANHFDKRTDPRKLVPGARSVISLMYNYYTEETQEDPEAPKISKYAYGKDYHFVLKRKLKSLFYFIEEKIGKVEGRVFVDSAPVLERDWARRSGLGWMGKNTMLIHPRAGSYFFLAEVILDLELECDEPIKDYCGTCRRCIDACPTGAISPEGYILDGSKCISYFTIELKDAIPEQYRGKFENWMFGCDICQEVCPWNRFSRPHDEPAFEPKPELLDKTKQEWEEITEEVFRELFRQSAVKRTQYEGLKRNIAFLKKGRDDNK; this is encoded by the coding sequence ATGCCAAATATTACCGAACATACCCGCTGGATCAAGGAGGAGGCGCACCGCCTTGGCTTCAGCTATGCCGGCATTTCCCGCGCCGAACAGATGGAGGAAGAGGCCCGGCGGCTGGAAGCCTGGCTCAACAAGGGCCGGCACGGGGACATGGCCTACATGGCCAATCATTTCGACAAGCGCACCGACCCCCGCAAGCTGGTGCCCGGCGCCCGCTCGGTCATCAGCCTGATGTACAATTACTATACCGAAGAAACCCAGGAAGATCCCGAGGCGCCGAAGATATCCAAATACGCTTATGGCAAAGACTACCACTTTGTGTTGAAGCGCAAGCTCAAGAGCCTGTTTTACTTCATCGAGGAGAAGATCGGAAAGGTGGAGGGCCGCGTGTTTGTCGATTCAGCGCCTGTGCTGGAACGCGACTGGGCGCGCCGCTCCGGCCTGGGCTGGATGGGCAAGAACACCATGCTCATCCATCCCCGCGCCGGCTCTTATTTTTTCCTGGCCGAGGTGATCCTGGACCTGGAACTGGAGTGCGACGAGCCCATCAAAGACTACTGCGGCACCTGCCGCCGTTGCATCGACGCCTGCCCTACCGGCGCCATTTCTCCGGAGGGCTATATCCTGGACGGGAGCAAGTGCATTTCCTATTTTACCATTGAATTGAAGGATGCCATTCCCGAGCAATACCGGGGGAAGTTCGAGAACTGGATGTTCGGCTGCGACATCTGCCAGGAGGTGTGCCCCTGGAACCGGTTCTCGCGCCCGCACGATGAGCCCGCTTTCGAGCCCAAGCCTGAACTTTTGGATAAGACAAAGCAGGAGTGGGAAGAGATCACCGAAGAGGTTTTCCGGGAACTATTCCGCCAATCGGCGGTCAAGCGCACCCAATACGAAGGGCTGAAACGCAATATTGCTTTTTTGAAAAAGGGCCGTGATGACAATAAGTAA
- a CDS encoding TonB family protein, with the protein MNPNFEITGIGLLTGVGIGVVLLMVLIGVIRAYFRRRSNSNLTEQYRDKKWDSPLDARNKYPDVDVFRYGATFWRLSLATVLLLLIGAFNWTLYEKEVFIPDDALSMDFDVEIDVPRSNTPPPPPPPPPPPSIEAVPDMELIEEEDVEFVDQSVDANTYIEAPVYHETKKEVAPPPPPPPPPPPEPDVEEIFKIVEEMPRFPGCETMTASMEEKRQCSNKKLLEFIYENIRYPAVARDNGIEGTVVVSFVVDQKGFVKDAQVVRDIGGGCGQEALRIVELMNNMPDRWAPGKQRGRAVKVLFNLPVKFKLEYN; encoded by the coding sequence ATGAACCCTAACTTTGAAATCACAGGCATTGGCTTATTAACGGGTGTGGGAATCGGAGTAGTACTCTTAATGGTCCTTATAGGAGTAATAAGAGCATATTTCCGTCGCAGGTCAAACAGTAACCTCACTGAGCAATATCGCGACAAAAAGTGGGATTCACCGTTAGACGCCCGTAATAAGTATCCGGATGTAGATGTTTTTCGCTATGGGGCTACTTTCTGGCGACTGAGCCTGGCTACCGTCCTGTTGCTGCTCATCGGCGCATTCAACTGGACGCTCTACGAAAAAGAAGTATTCATCCCGGACGACGCGCTGTCCATGGATTTCGATGTAGAAATCGATGTCCCGCGCAGCAATACGCCTCCTCCTCCCCCGCCGCCACCCCCGCCGCCCTCTATCGAGGCAGTGCCGGATATGGAACTGATCGAGGAGGAAGATGTGGAATTCGTCGACCAGTCGGTGGATGCGAATACCTACATCGAAGCGCCGGTTTACCATGAAACCAAGAAAGAAGTAGCGCCTCCTCCTCCCCCGCCGCCGCCTCCGCCACCGGAACCGGACGTTGAGGAAATTTTCAAAATTGTCGAGGAAATGCCGCGCTTCCCGGGCTGTGAAACCATGACCGCTTCAATGGAAGAAAAACGGCAGTGTTCCAACAAAAAGTTGCTGGAGTTCATCTACGAAAATATCCGCTACCCGGCAGTGGCCCGCGATAATGGCATCGAAGGAACCGTGGTGGTCAGCTTCGTCGTAGACCAAAAAGGATTTGTTAAGGACGCACAGGTTGTTCGCGACATTGGCGGCGGCTGCGGGCAGGAAGCTCTGCGCATCGTCGAGCTGATGAACAACATGCCCGATCGCTGGGCGCCCGGCAAACAACGCGGAAGGGCAGTGAAAGTGCTGTTCAACCTGCCGGTGAAATTCAAACTGGAATACAACTAG
- a CDS encoding DNA starvation/stationary phase protection protein produces the protein MDVNIGIQDAKREGVAELLKHLLADEHVLYIKLRNYHWNVTGIHFQQLHAFFEEQYTAVATYIDDTAERIRSLGFFAPGSMEEFSAYARLQESSHLNGNAGQMLENLLQDHEAIIRSLRKDQEAAMEQYGDAGTQDFLIALMEAHEKHAWMVRSHLAG, from the coding sequence ATGGATGTAAACATTGGCATACAGGATGCCAAGCGCGAAGGCGTTGCCGAATTGCTTAAGCATCTTCTGGCCGATGAGCATGTCCTCTATATCAAGCTGCGCAACTACCATTGGAATGTAACCGGAATCCACTTCCAGCAGTTGCACGCATTTTTTGAAGAGCAGTACACAGCCGTGGCTACCTACATTGACGATACTGCCGAGCGGATTCGCAGCCTGGGGTTTTTTGCCCCCGGTTCGATGGAGGAGTTCAGCGCTTATGCCCGCCTGCAGGAGTCCAGCCACCTGAATGGGAATGCCGGGCAGATGCTGGAGAACCTGCTGCAGGACCACGAAGCCATCATTCGTTCCCTGCGCAAAGATCAGGAGGCCGCCATGGAGCAGTATGGAGATGCCGGCACTCAGGATTTTCTCATTGCACTGATGGAAGCACACGAAAAACATGCCTGGATGGTGCGCTCGCACCTGGCCGGATAG
- a CDS encoding DASH family cryptochrome — translation MSRAILWFRNDLRLDDNPALNAAVKECREAVPVYILDERYLERGPWGFLRTGPYRLKFLLESLHDLDEDLRSRGGRLIVRKGIPEQELPRLAKEYGCSRLYASKEYTHEELKAEKAIAAALDTRFYPSSTLFEPENLPFAIGQLPNVFTAFRKRVEQYGTIPESLSPPDEMVCPGLPDTQIPSVENLGFEMPPADERAVLAFQGGAMAAHSRLDHYFWNTESLSSYKETRNGLIGADYSSKFSPWLANGCLSARTLYWEVERYEAEVERNKSTYWMKFELLWREYFRLVAMRYGRRIFYPGGIQDKTVSWKKNDRALERWRTGTTGDDFVDANMRELLFTGFMSNRGRQNVASYLVHQLKQDWRKGAAWFESLLIDYDVCSNYGNWMYAAGVGNDPRDRIFNTHKQASMYDAGGAYRRLWLEEGGKEPTAFVLQYF, via the coding sequence ATGTCCCGAGCAATTCTGTGGTTTCGCAATGACCTCCGGCTGGATGACAACCCCGCACTAAACGCCGCTGTAAAAGAATGCAGGGAGGCCGTACCCGTATACATCCTGGACGAGCGCTATCTGGAGCGCGGCCCCTGGGGGTTTCTCCGCACCGGCCCTTACCGGTTGAAATTTCTTCTGGAGAGCTTGCACGACCTCGATGAGGATTTGCGCAGCAGGGGGGGAAGGCTGATTGTCCGGAAAGGCATCCCCGAGCAGGAGTTGCCCCGCCTGGCTAAGGAGTACGGGTGCTCCCGCCTTTATGCCTCCAAAGAATACACCCATGAAGAGCTGAAAGCAGAAAAGGCTATTGCAGCGGCTCTCGACACTCGGTTTTATCCTAGCAGCACCCTTTTTGAGCCGGAAAACCTTCCCTTTGCCATCGGGCAGTTACCGAATGTTTTTACTGCATTCCGCAAACGGGTGGAACAATATGGAACGATTCCTGAATCCCTTTCTCCGCCCGATGAGATGGTTTGCCCGGGCCTGCCCGATACTCAGATTCCTTCGGTTGAGAACCTGGGATTTGAGATGCCTCCAGCTGATGAACGGGCCGTTCTGGCGTTCCAGGGAGGCGCCATGGCTGCCCATTCCCGGCTCGACCATTATTTTTGGAATACGGAATCCTTATCTTCTTATAAGGAAACCCGAAATGGATTGATCGGGGCCGATTATTCCTCCAAATTTTCTCCCTGGCTGGCCAACGGCTGCCTTTCTGCCCGGACCCTTTACTGGGAAGTGGAGCGCTACGAAGCTGAAGTAGAACGCAACAAGTCGACCTACTGGATGAAATTTGAATTGCTCTGGCGGGAATATTTCCGGCTGGTTGCCATGCGTTATGGCCGCCGGATTTTCTATCCTGGCGGCATTCAGGATAAAACCGTCAGCTGGAAAAAAAATGACAGGGCTCTGGAGCGGTGGCGCACCGGCACGACCGGCGATGATTTCGTAGACGCCAATATGCGGGAATTGCTTTTCACCGGTTTTATGAGCAACCGGGGGCGCCAGAATGTAGCTTCCTACCTGGTGCATCAGCTTAAGCAAGACTGGCGAAAGGGCGCCGCCTGGTTTGAATCCTTGCTCATCGACTATGATGTTTGCAGCAATTATGGCAACTGGATGTATGCCGCCGGGGTAGGCAACGATCCGCGCGACCGCATTTTCAATACCCATAAACAGGCTTCGATGTACGATGCCGGCGGGGCCTACCGGCGCCTTTGGCTGGAAGAGGGGGGAAAAGAACCGACGGCCTTTGTCCTACAGTATTTTTAA
- a CDS encoding TonB-dependent receptor — translation MKACFFIFLLFVALAARAQTSSLSGKACNGEEPLPYANIALEGTALGTASGEDGAFRLSGIPPGTYQLVISALGFHAQVQKVQVGEGEELALGRVSLEPNILNLQEAVVTGTMKETYLKDSPVKVEVISGRYLQQQFSPTNLMESVALINGAREAVACGVCGTNSISLNGLPGAYTAVLMDGAPIYGSLAAVYGLNGIPRSIIERIEVIRGPSSTLYGSEAVAGVINIITKHPGEQPLLSADVMGTTNGESFGNLAFAPRLGKWRAYAGADYGYANKYSDKNGDGFGDFVNLNRLSFFTKWNLERENGKVFSVFGKYYSESRRNGVEEFMRDGAWRRLRGSDELYGESIYTRRGELFGTYELPLEMPLKLDYSLSCHYQDSYYGADYYEAEQAIAFANLTLPVEIKRHSLLFGLTSRWQAYDDNTVATAHSPSRQFIPGLFAQDEWKLHDKLALLLGARMDHYAAHGLIFAPRLNLKYSASDWTSLRFNGGTGFRVVNLFAEDHAFISGQREVVIEESLRPERSINAAANLHHIYILGKSQGTVDVDFFYTHFRNKIIPDYDTPGQILYSNTEGHARTAGLSASLSHQFAFPLSMQLGFNWQRATQTEPDADGRLHTQPIGFAQKWSGVGAFNYRWKAPGFTFAYTLNATGPMALPEAFDFGPDGQLLSTSRPTESAPFLIHTLQVSKALEAWKLEVYGGVQNLLDYRQPFSPLVGYNDPGARAGFSQSFDTAYAYGPMQGRKFYLGLRWGL, via the coding sequence ATGAAAGCCTGTTTCTTTATTTTCTTGCTATTTGTTGCCCTTGCTGCCCGGGCTCAGACGAGCAGCCTGTCCGGAAAGGCCTGCAACGGAGAAGAGCCGTTGCCTTACGCCAATATCGCCCTGGAAGGCACTGCTCTGGGCACTGCTTCCGGCGAAGATGGCGCCTTTCGGCTAAGTGGCATTCCCCCTGGAACATATCAGCTGGTGATTTCCGCTTTGGGCTTTCACGCCCAAGTACAAAAAGTGCAGGTCGGGGAAGGGGAGGAGCTGGCTTTGGGCCGGGTCAGCCTGGAACCCAATATTCTCAATCTGCAGGAAGCGGTCGTGACGGGCACGATGAAAGAAACCTACCTCAAAGATTCCCCGGTGAAGGTAGAGGTGATCAGCGGGCGCTATCTGCAGCAGCAGTTCTCGCCCACCAACCTGATGGAAAGCGTCGCGCTGATCAACGGTGCCCGGGAAGCAGTGGCCTGTGGGGTGTGCGGCACCAACAGCATCAGCCTGAACGGCCTGCCCGGCGCCTATACCGCCGTCCTGATGGATGGCGCTCCCATCTACGGCAGCCTGGCGGCGGTTTACGGCCTCAACGGCATCCCCCGTTCCATCATCGAACGCATTGAGGTTATCCGCGGGCCGAGTTCGACGCTGTATGGCTCGGAAGCGGTAGCCGGGGTGATCAACATCATCACCAAGCATCCGGGCGAGCAGCCACTTCTTTCCGCTGATGTCATGGGCACCACCAACGGAGAATCCTTTGGCAACCTGGCCTTTGCTCCCCGGCTGGGAAAATGGCGTGCCTACGCCGGCGCCGATTATGGCTATGCCAATAAATATTCGGATAAGAATGGCGACGGCTTCGGCGATTTTGTCAATCTGAACCGCCTGTCCTTCTTCACCAAATGGAATCTGGAACGCGAAAACGGAAAGGTGTTTTCCGTCTTTGGCAAGTATTATTCCGAGAGCCGCCGAAACGGGGTGGAGGAGTTTATGAGGGATGGCGCCTGGCGCCGCCTGCGGGGCAGCGATGAGTTATACGGAGAGTCTATCTACACCCGCCGGGGGGAGTTGTTTGGCACTTACGAATTGCCTCTGGAAATGCCGCTGAAGCTCGATTACAGCCTGAGTTGCCACTATCAGGACAGCTATTACGGGGCCGATTACTACGAGGCGGAGCAGGCCATTGCTTTTGCGAACCTCACCCTGCCCGTGGAAATCAAACGGCACAGCCTCCTGTTCGGCCTTACCTCCCGCTGGCAGGCTTATGACGACAACACCGTCGCCACGGCCCATTCGCCTAGCCGCCAGTTCATTCCTGGCTTGTTTGCGCAGGACGAATGGAAACTGCACGATAAACTGGCCCTGCTGCTCGGCGCCCGGATGGATCATTATGCGGCACATGGCCTCATTTTTGCGCCCCGGCTTAACCTTAAATACTCGGCCAGCGACTGGACTTCGCTGCGGTTTAATGGCGGAACCGGTTTCCGGGTGGTCAACCTCTTTGCCGAAGACCACGCTTTCATTTCCGGCCAGCGCGAAGTCGTTATCGAAGAGTCGCTGCGGCCCGAACGGTCCATTAACGCCGCCGCCAACCTGCACCACATCTATATCCTGGGCAAAAGCCAGGGAACGGTGGATGTGGACTTCTTCTACACCCATTTCAGGAATAAGATCATTCCCGATTACGATACCCCGGGCCAGATTCTGTATTCCAATACAGAAGGCCATGCCCGGACGGCGGGGCTGAGCGCCAGCCTTTCTCACCAGTTCGCCTTTCCTCTGTCTATGCAACTGGGGTTTAACTGGCAGCGCGCCACTCAAACCGAGCCGGACGCAGATGGGCGCCTCCATACCCAACCCATCGGGTTTGCCCAGAAGTGGAGTGGGGTAGGGGCCTTCAACTACCGCTGGAAAGCCCCGGGTTTTACTTTTGCCTACACCCTCAATGCCACCGGCCCGATGGCCCTGCCCGAAGCCTTTGACTTCGGTCCGGATGGCCAGTTGTTGTCCACTTCCCGGCCTACCGAATCTGCCCCCTTTCTGATCCATACCCTGCAGGTCAGCAAAGCCCTTGAGGCCTGGAAGCTGGAGGTATACGGCGGCGTTCAGAATTTACTGGATTACCGGCAGCCTTTTTCTCCTCTGGTGGGGTATAACGACCCCGGCGCCCGCGCGGGATTCAGCCAAAGCTTCGACACGGCTTATGCTTACGGCCCGATGCAGGGGCGGAAGTTTTACCTGGGGTTGCGTTGGGGCCTTTGA
- a CDS encoding VTT domain-containing protein, whose product MQEFLEFFMHSEEYLLKFSHQNVWWLYSLLFLMVYCETGLVIMPFLPGDGLLFSAGVIAASGALQIEWLVVVLLTAAVLGNLTNYFIGRSFGQRLLSSRWKLLRSEHVERTHLFYEKHGGKALVLGRFLPIVRTFVPFVAGIGRMEFRVFQYYNMLGALAWVPPLTLAGFFFGELPWVQQNFGLIYLGLVIVTGLPLLWGVMKLVLEKMWVRVKKDTPVE is encoded by the coding sequence ATGCAGGAGTTTTTGGAGTTCTTCATGCATTCGGAAGAATATCTACTGAAATTTTCTCATCAGAACGTATGGTGGCTATACAGTTTGCTGTTTCTGATGGTCTACTGCGAGACCGGGTTGGTGATAATGCCTTTTCTCCCTGGCGATGGGTTGTTATTCTCTGCTGGCGTCATAGCCGCTTCGGGCGCTTTGCAGATAGAATGGTTGGTGGTGGTGTTGCTTACAGCGGCGGTGCTGGGCAACCTGACCAACTATTTCATTGGCCGAAGCTTTGGCCAACGCCTGTTGAGCAGCCGGTGGAAGCTCCTGCGGTCCGAACACGTGGAACGGACACACTTGTTTTATGAAAAACACGGCGGCAAAGCTTTGGTCCTGGGGCGCTTCCTGCCCATTGTTCGCACTTTTGTGCCCTTTGTTGCCGGCATTGGCAGGATGGAATTTCGGGTATTCCAGTATTACAATATGCTGGGAGCTTTAGCATGGGTACCTCCTCTCACCCTGGCGGGTTTCTTTTTTGGAGAATTGCCCTGGGTGCAGCAAAATTTTGGGTTGATCTATCTGGGCCTGGTCATTGTGACGGGGCTTCCGTTGCTTTGGGGAGTAATGAAGCTGGTACTGGAGAAAATGTGGGTAAGAGTGAAAAAAGATACGCCGGTTGAATAA
- a CDS encoding bacteriorhodopsin: MDALVNFQPLLLAQLKSGDYVGFTFFIGSMAMAAATVFFFFQISQVEGKWKDSLLVSGLITFIAAVHYFYMRDFWAENQASPTEFRYIDWILTVPLMCVEFYLILKAFGAKIGLLWKLIAYSVLMLVAGYLGETVFRDSSPLWGFISTIGYVGILYEVWFGSAKRLSSNSKDPILQKAFSALAWFVFVGWAIYPIGYMAMDTGWLAGIIPATSMDIIYNIGDAVNKIGFGLVIYSLAVSKTAEGSMETIKAGSKAASRV; this comes from the coding sequence ATGGATGCATTAGTAAATTTTCAACCTTTGTTACTGGCCCAACTGAAGTCGGGTGATTACGTTGGCTTTACGTTTTTCATCGGCTCCATGGCCATGGCTGCCGCCACTGTGTTTTTCTTCTTCCAGATCAGCCAGGTAGAAGGAAAATGGAAGGATTCTCTGCTCGTTTCGGGCTTGATCACCTTCATCGCCGCGGTTCACTATTTCTACATGCGCGACTTCTGGGCGGAGAACCAGGCTTCTCCGACCGAATTCCGTTACATCGACTGGATTCTTACCGTTCCTTTGATGTGCGTGGAATTCTACCTCATCCTGAAGGCTTTCGGCGCTAAGATCGGCCTGCTTTGGAAACTGATCGCTTATTCTGTGCTGATGCTGGTTGCCGGCTATCTGGGGGAAACAGTCTTCCGCGACAGTTCGCCGCTCTGGGGTTTCATTTCCACGATCGGCTACGTCGGTATTCTGTATGAAGTGTGGTTTGGCTCTGCCAAGCGCCTGTCATCCAACTCGAAAGATCCGATCCTGCAGAAGGCTTTCAGTGCCCTGGCATGGTTTGTATTCGTCGGCTGGGCGATCTATCCCATCGGTTACATGGCTATGGATACCGGCTGGTTGGCTGGAATTATCCCGGCAACTTCCATGGACATCATTTACAACATTGGCGATGCTGTCAACAAGATTGGTTTTGGCCTGGTGATCTACAGCCTTGCTGTATCGAAGACAGCCGAAGGCTCAATGGAAACCATAAAGGCGGGCAGCAAAGCCGCTTCCAGGGTTTAA